A window of Haloarcula sp. H-GB4 contains these coding sequences:
- a CDS encoding PHP domain-containing protein, with amino-acid sequence MQSVELHAHSSLSYDGRDPVELLLEQASGVGLDALAVTDHDEIDASLRAAELAPEYGLVGIPGMEVTCAAGHVLALGIQEAIPPHLPFDETLDRIRDQGGLAVVPHPFQESRHGVLEHISKAELATADAIEVYNSRLLTGRSNRQAERFARRKGLPMTAGSDAHIAEMVGQAVTNVGTDEQTVEAILDAIREGKTTVEGKRTPWRISFRQAAGGAKRRVKNGIAELLQ; translated from the coding sequence GTGCAGTCGGTTGAGCTACATGCGCATTCGTCGCTGTCGTACGACGGCCGGGACCCGGTCGAGCTCCTCTTAGAGCAGGCCAGCGGCGTCGGGCTGGACGCGCTGGCCGTGACTGACCACGACGAAATAGACGCCAGTCTCCGGGCAGCCGAACTCGCCCCGGAGTACGGCCTCGTCGGAATTCCCGGGATGGAGGTCACGTGTGCCGCCGGACACGTCCTCGCGCTGGGGATTCAGGAGGCGATTCCGCCACACCTCCCGTTCGACGAGACGCTTGACCGCATTCGCGACCAGGGCGGGCTCGCGGTCGTTCCCCATCCGTTTCAGGAGTCCCGCCACGGCGTGTTAGAACACATCTCGAAGGCCGAACTCGCGACCGCCGATGCTATCGAAGTGTACAACTCACGGCTGCTGACCGGGCGGTCGAACCGGCAGGCCGAGCGGTTCGCTCGCCGAAAGGGGCTGCCGATGACCGCCGGCAGCGACGCCCACATCGCGGAGATGGTCGGGCAGGCGGTCACCAACGTTGGTACGGACGAGCAAACGGTCGAGGCAATCCTCGACGCCATCCGTGAAGGCAAGACGACCGTCGAGGGTAAGCGGACGCCGTGGCGCATCAGCTTCCGGCAGGCCGCCGGCGGGGCGAAGCGGCGCGTCAAGAACGGCATCGCGGAGCTCCTACAGTGA